A part of Tigriopus californicus strain San Diego chromosome 10, Tcal_SD_v2.1, whole genome shotgun sequence genomic DNA contains:
- the LOC131888004 gene encoding venom dipeptidyl peptidase 4-like, producing MKILISFLGAALVVATVATTLILSLRPNAPQESMPLEQAKADGDPLAFDDIIQGKFYARTFNGKWWSDNEIQYKNSDGDLVLWNVETNTTKVLVSHEILSKFEASRFLGFAPHSDSLLLMASHVTPIWRHSFEANYVVYDALEDKSYPIFPQGSSADVKLQFASWANHPSENRLVFIHENNLFYKTDPKSADSEMQVTTDGVVDTIYNGKPDWVYEEEVLSSNNAIHISGDGKYLAFARFDDSAVEEFHYTKFGEPSDPYGNKYPNEIMVKYPKTGSSNPTVQFLVKDLDAPEDDLMTVIPPTEVTAFGDFLYTVADWTRDGVFSIIWMNRVQTQSIVSECSLQGGQWECVKVYETEETNGWIDLFQPPVYKSDGKEMLLILPNEFEGLHYRHLAKINIQGEKTTFLSSGNYIVTGVILWNEVDGLIYFTGTESGVPGARHLYSVSDSGDNSEPTCITCGLVMPSSGEPCLYNVVYISTNAQYYVHVCQGPQIPEVALRTMGQDSRVVQVLEDNAALQSELSTKAVAERMYMEVDVANGFKAPVRLLLPAGYDAAAIKRYPMIVHVYGGPDSQEVDYRWSVGWGDYFVSNYDVVYASIDGRGTGGQSNEFLFEVFRSLGTVEMQDQISVSESLAQQFAFLDPSRFAIWGWSYGGYATAMTLIQDTADVFACGISVAPPTDWLFYDTVYTERYMGLPTPEDNMGGYNQSSLLNKVENLRGKQFLLNHGVADDNVHFQQSMMLIRALELADIHFEQISYPDSNHGISNGVSPFLYSELQRFFGQCLDFTPVEHKMDLTSH from the exons ATGAAGATTCTG ATTTCATTCCTGGGGGCAGCCCTGGTCGTGGCGACTGTGGCCACCACCTTAATTCTTTCACTAAGGCCAAACGCTCCCCAAGAATCGATGCCTCTTGAACAAGCTAAAGCTGACGGAGATCCACTGGCCTTTGACGACATCATTCAAGGCAAGTTCTATGCCAGGACCTTCAATGGAAAATGGTGGTCCGATAATGAAATTCAATACAAGAACTCGGACGGCGATCTAGTCCTTTGGAACGTGGAGACCAACACCACCAAAGTTCTAGTTTCCCATGAAATTCTCTCGAAATTTGAGGCTTCAAGATTCTTGGGATTTGCTCCGCACAGCGATTCTTTGCTGCTCATGGCATCACATGTTACGCCAATCTGGAGACACTCGTTTGAGGCAAATTACGTTGTGTATGATGCTTTAGAGGACAAGAGCTACCCAATTTTCCCCCAAGGGTCTTCGGCTGACGTGAAGCTGCAATTTGCCTCCTGGGCCAATCATCCCTCCGAAAACCGATTGGTTTTCATTCACGAGAATAATCTCTTTTACAAGACTGATCCTAAGAGCGCAGACTCGGAAATGCAAGTAACCACGGACGGAGTTGTGGACACCATCTACAATGGCAAGCCCGATTGGGTCTACGAAGAGGAAGTCCTATCCAGTAACAATGCTATCCATATTTCGGGCGACGGAAAATATCTGGCGTTTGCTCGTTTCGACGATTCCGCTGTCGAAGAATTTCATTACACCAAATTTGGCGAGCCTTCCGACCCCTACGGTAACAAGTACCCTAATGAAATCATGGTCAAGTACCCCAAAACGGGATCTTCTAATCCAACTGTTCAGTTCCTAGTCAAGGATCTTGACGCTCCAGAGGACGACCTAATGACGGTTATTCCCCCAACGGAGGTGACGGCTTTCGGTGACTTTTTGTACACAGTAGCTGATTGGACCAGGGACGGCGTTTTCAGTATCATTTGGATGAACCGAGTTCAAACCCAGTCGATCGTGAGTGAATGTTCACTACAAGGAGGTCAATGGGAATGCGTTAAGGTGTATGAAACGGAGGAAACCAACGGATGGATTGACCTCTTTCAACCGCCCGTGTACAAAAGTGATGGGAAGGAAATGCTCCTGATTCTTCCAAACGAGTTTGAGGGCCTTCACTACCgtcatttggccaagatcaacaTTCAAGGGGAGAAAACCACGTTCCTTTCTAGTGGGAACTACATTGTCACGGGCGTGATTCTTTGGAATGAAGTGGATGGCTTGATCTACTTTACTGGAACTGAATCGGGTGTACCCGGTGCCCGACACTTGTATTCCGTCTCCGATTCTGGAGACAACTCGGAACCGACTTGCATCACCTGTGGCCTTGTTATGCCCTCCAGTGGAGAACCGTGTCTTTACAACGTGGTTTATATTAGTACAAATGCACAATATTACGTTCATGTATGCCAAGGCCCTCAAATCCCGGAAGTGGCTCTAAGAACCATGGGGCAGGATTCGAGGGTGGTTCAAGTTTTAGAGGATAATGCTGCTCTTCAGTCCGAATTGAGCACGAAGGCCGTGGCCGAGCGTATGTATATGGAAGTGGACGTAGCGAATGGTTTTAAGGCACCAGTTCGTCTTTTGCTTCCGGCTGGATATGACGCTGCCGCCATCAAAAGATACCCCATGATTGTACATGTTTATGGAGGGCCAGATAGCCAAGAAGTGGATTATCGGTGGTCCGTGGGCTGGGGAGACTATTTCGTTTCCAATTACGACGTGGTGTACGCCTCAATTGATGGGCGTGGAACTGGGGGTCAGAGCAACGAGTTCCTTTTCGAGGTATTCCGTTCTCTAGGCACCGTGGAAATGCAAGACCAGATCTCGGTCAGTGAAtccttggcccaacaattcgCATTCCTGGACCCCAGCCGTTTTGCAATTTGGGGTTGGTCCTATGGGGGCTATGCCACCGCTATGACCCTCATTCAAGACACAGCTGACGTATTTGCTTGTGGGATTTCGGTGGCCCCGCCCACGGATTGGTTGTTTTACGATACGGTCTACACGGAGCGATACATGGGACTTCCCACACCCGAAGACAACATGGGTGGATATAACCAAAGTAGTCTCCTGAATAAGGTCGAGAACCTCAGAGGCAAACAGTTCTTGCTCAATCATGGCGTGGCCGATGATAACGTCCACTTTCAACAATCAATGATGCTCATCCGCGCCTTGGAATTAGCCGACATTCACTTCGAACAGATCAGTTACCCAGACAGTAACCATGGTATCAGCAATGGGGTGTCGCCATTTTTGTATTCAGAGTTACAAAGATTCTTTGGTCAGTGCTTAGATTTCACCCCCGTAGAACACAAAATGGATTTGACttctcattga
- the LOC131888007 gene encoding ubiquitin carboxyl-terminal hydrolase isozyme L5-like, whose translation MGDGAGNWCLIESDPGVFTELIQKFGVSGVQVEELWSLDKDDFEKLKPVHGLIFLFKWVPDENPQGTVVRDSRADDMFFAKQVINNACATQAILSVLLNVNHDEMSLGPTLSSFKEFCSSFDSTMKGLTLSNSDEIRTVHNSFSRQNLFEFDQKSATKDDDVFHFVAYVPVKGRLYELDGLKEGPVDHGAVPESGDWLDLAKPIIEQRMAKYQAGEIHFNLMAIMQDKLMRYRKELAILTEVNDAAGIADLQLRISQEEQQRTQWKKENIRRRHNYLPFIVELLKGLAEQGQLQNVYEKAKTKAQELDERKKAKKKSV comes from the exons ATGGGTGACGGTGCCGGCAATTGGTGCCTCATCGAGAGTGATCCGGGCGTGTTCACCGAGCTGATTCAGAAATTTG GAGTCAGCGGTGTGCAAGTCGAGGAGTTGTGGTCTCTGGACAAGGATGACTttgagaaattgaagcccGTCCACGGGTTaatcttcctcttcaaatgGGTGCCCGATGAGAATCCCCAAGGAACGGTGGTCCGGGATTCGCGTGCCGATGATATGTTCTTTGCCAAACAG GTGATCAATAACGCTTGCGCCACACAAGCCATCCTGTCGGTCTTGTTGAACGTGAATCACGATGAGATGAGTCTCGGGCCCACTTTGAGCTCATTCAAAGAGTTTTGCTCATCCTTCGACTCCACCATGAAAGGTTTGACGCTTTCGAACTCGGACGAAATCCGGACCGTGCACAATTCATTCTCAAG GCAAAATTTGTTcgaatttgatcaaaaatccGCCACtaaagatgatgatgttttccattttgtggCCTATGTGCCAGTCAAGGGACGACTGTACGAGTTAGATGGCCTCAAAGAGGGCCCCGTCGATCATGGGGCCGTACCTGAGAGTGGGGATTGGTTAGACTTGGCCAAACCTATCATTGAACAACGCATGGCCAAATATCAGGCTGGAGAGATTCACTTCAACCTCATGGCTATTATGCAAGATAAGCTTATGCGGTATCGCAAAGAACTGGCCATACTCACG GAAGTCAATGATGCAGCGGGTATTGCAGATCTGCAATTGAGAATCTCgcaagaagaacaacaacgaactcaatggaaaaaagaaaacattcgtCGGAGACACAATTACCTGCCATTCATCGTGGAATTGCTCAAGGGTCTAGCTGAGCAAGGCCAGCTACAAAATGTGTATGAAAAAGCCAAAACCAAGGCTCAAGAACTGGACGAGCGCAAAAAGGCGAAAAAGAAATCGGTTTAA
- the LOC131888005 gene encoding uncharacterized protein LOC131888005 isoform X2, which produces MSSTKDEGPLPPGWDTKFDPRTGRYYFINHYTKSTSWEDPRVRYKQIGKSTSMSSTTASTIIATATTTSSTTATSKENQKTTSNVEKISSDVVRTMSPPSAAPTTNAETLPLQSYPLGTIPPSSGGAQSVPSIGSKGRSNSGDLTDQQLALAALHGHVHHAAAFLQDVSSRRNIGGASSPLIVGRTSQNTQLSHFVGTTSGGVGTGVQASPLPLQRLQLEESLNGTFGGGGGSASGGGGGGGSPMSQRSTFRRESHVLADISEVEDNSEQAFHTISSMFPTVDECHIRELLKKYHGSQAVVISALQVAKHPFITPGPSSVYTPPPTRHSTLPGAAQTILNNMTHTGSLPHYYNNSAMTPNLGHRDVTNSVSSSGYPTPRPGSAASGFDHSFSMGSPQIGQGGTLFRSFPRPHSSPKMKLRYLKSVFPTVEEYLLLDVLSNSDNNVQKGADRLVKMGYVKRDTPSAPRLHARRKEEERLAEKRTPLPKPPPIISDKEKEELRRKMKEKYEKKFDIPERILYMALESVLFDEEQATCLINSMIEDDMRRKKAKEAEKAREKEKKKSPKPTRKNIEALERQSKHLSPKHEPKKSTHGKKGWSSRTNLKEDSRSRTTRGTCTGDQADSGADTSSQLAKGPNPGLRRGPNDDLLLWGVRVLFVSVRIISLGMDPILIFAKALETRALKDPTQNYEREAVRDRKVPICPCVRDP; this is translated from the exons ATGTCATCCACGAAAGATGAAGGACCTCTCCCTCCTGGATGGGATACTAAATTTGATCCACGAACAGGAAGATA ttaCTTTATCAATCATTACACCAAATCCACGAGTTGGGAGGACCCGCGGGTCCGATACAAACAGATTGGCAAATCAACCTCCATGTCGTCCACAACTGCATCAACCATCATAGCCACCGCCACAACGACTTCATCCACAACAGCAACTTCGAAAGAGAACCAAAAGACCACATCCAACGTGGAGAAAATCTCGTCGGATGTGGTTCGCACCATGAGTCCACCATCTGCTGCTCCAACTACGAACGCTGAAACCTTACCATTACAG TCCTATCCCCTCGGCACCATTCCACCCTCTTCTGGAGGCGCACAGAGTGTCCCAAGCATTGGATCCAAGGGCCGATCCAATAGTGGGGATCTCACTGATCAACAACTGGCATTGGCCGCGCTACACGGGCATGTGCATCATGCGGCTGCTTTTCTTCAG GATGTATCCAGCCGCCGAAATATTGGAGGAGCTAGTAGCCCGTTGATTGTCGGAAGGACATCACAAAACACCCAACTCTCCCATTTTGTGG GTACGACCAGTGGGGGCGTCGGAACTGGAGTCCAAGCCTCGCCCCTTCCTCTTCAACGTCTCCAATTGGAAGAGTCGCTCAATGGAACTTTTGGTGGCGGAGGAGGCAGCGCTAGTgggggtggaggaggagggggatcGCCCATGAGCCAAAGATCCACCTTTCGGCGCGAATCGCACGTACTGGCAGATATATCCGAGGTGGAGGACAACTCTGAGCAGGCGTTCCATACCATTTCCAGCATGTTTCCCACAGTCGATGAGTGTCATATACGGGAACTGTTAAAGAA GTATCACGGCTCACAGGCTGTGGTAATCAGCGCATTACAAGTTGCCAAGCACCCATTCATCACGCCGGGTCCATCGTCAGTGTACACACCTCCACCCACTCGTCATTCGACTTTGCCTGGTGCGGCTCAAACTATTCTCAATAATATGACGCATACCGGATCTTTGCCGCACTACTATAATAATTCCGCCATGACTCCCAATTTGGGACATCGCGATGTGACCAACTCGGTATCTTCCTCCGGATACCCAACCCCTCGACCAGGATCAGCTGCCTCAGGATTCGACCATTCCTTCTCTATGGGGTCACCACAAATTGGACAGGGTGGAACGCTCTTTCGAAGTTTTCCCAGGCCACATTCCTCCCCCAAGATGAAACTGAG GTACTTAAAGAGTGTTTTTCCCACGGTGGAGGAGTACCTTCTCCTGGATGTCTTGTCCAATAGCGACAATAACGTGCAAAAAGGAGCTGATCGTTTAGTCAAGATGGGATATGTCAAGAGAGACACACCAA GTGCTCCTCGGCTGCATGCTCGCagaaaagaggaggagaggctGGCTGAGAAGCGCACACCCCTTCCCAAACCCCCGCCGATCATTTCGgacaaagagaaggaagaactcaggagaaaaatgaaggaaaaatatGAGAAAAAATTCGACATCCCTGAGAGAATTCTCTACATGGCTTTGGAGTCTGTCCTCTTTGACGAGGAGCAAGCCACGTGTTTGAT AAATTCCATGATTGAGGACGACATGCGACGGAAGAAGGCTAAAGAAGCGGAAAAGGccagagaaaaagagaagaaaaagtctCCCAAGCCTACTCGCAAGAACATCGAAGCCTTGGAACGTCAATCTAAACATCTCTCGCCCAAGCATGAGCCCAAAAAGTCCACTCATGGCAAAAAGGGTTGGTCATCTCGAACCAATCTGAAGGAGGACTCGCGTAGTAG AACGACTCGAGGCACTTGCACCGGAGACCAAGCAGACAGCGGAGCTGACACTTCCAGCCAGCTTGCCAAAGGACCGAATCCTGGCCTGAGGAGAGGTCCCAATGATGATTTGCTCCT GTGGGGTGTAcgtgttttgtttgtttcagtACGGATTATATCACTTGGAATGGACCCAATCCTGATATTCGCCAAGGCTCTGGAAACACGTGCGCTAAAGGACCCAACGCAAAACTACGAAAGGGAGGCGGTTCGGGATCGAAAGGTCCCAATTTGTCCTTGCGTAAGGGACCCATGA
- the LOC131888005 gene encoding uncharacterized protein LOC131888005 isoform X1, whose amino-acid sequence MSSTKDEGPLPPGWDTKFDPRTGRYYFINHYTKSTSWEDPRVRYKQIGKSTSMSSTTASTIIATATTTSSTTATSKENQKTTSNVEKISSDVVRTMSPPSAAPTTNAETLPLQSYPLGTIPPSSGGAQSVPSIGSKGRSNSGDLTDQQLALAALHGHVHHAAAFLQDVSSRRNIGGASSPLIVGRTSQNTQLSHFVGTTSGGVGTGVQASPLPLQRLQLEESLNGTFGGGGGSASGGGGGGGSPMSQRSTFRRESHVLADISEVEDNSEQAFHTISSMFPTVDECHIRELLKKYHGSQAVVISALQVAKHPFITPGPSSVYTPPPTRHSTLPGAAQTILNNMTHTGSLPHYYNNSAMTPNLGHRDVTNSVSSSGYPTPRPGSAASGFDHSFSMGSPQIGQGGTLFRSFPRPHSSPKMKLRYLKSVFPTVEEYLLLDVLSNSDNNVQKGADRLVKMGYVKRDTPSAPRLHARRKEEERLAEKRTPLPKPPPIISDKEKEELRRKMKEKYEKKFDIPERILYMALESVLFDEEQATCLINSMIEDDMRRKKAKEAEKAREKEKKKSPKPTRKNIEALERQSKHLSPKHEPKKSTHGKKGWSSRTNLKEDSRSRTTRGTCTGDQADSGADTSSQLAKGPNPGLRRGPNDDLLLTDYITWNGPNPDIRQGSGNTCAKGPNAKLRKGGGSGSKGPNLSLRKGPMTTLAKGSMYTHLPSAEENQTTRTS is encoded by the exons ATGTCATCCACGAAAGATGAAGGACCTCTCCCTCCTGGATGGGATACTAAATTTGATCCACGAACAGGAAGATA ttaCTTTATCAATCATTACACCAAATCCACGAGTTGGGAGGACCCGCGGGTCCGATACAAACAGATTGGCAAATCAACCTCCATGTCGTCCACAACTGCATCAACCATCATAGCCACCGCCACAACGACTTCATCCACAACAGCAACTTCGAAAGAGAACCAAAAGACCACATCCAACGTGGAGAAAATCTCGTCGGATGTGGTTCGCACCATGAGTCCACCATCTGCTGCTCCAACTACGAACGCTGAAACCTTACCATTACAG TCCTATCCCCTCGGCACCATTCCACCCTCTTCTGGAGGCGCACAGAGTGTCCCAAGCATTGGATCCAAGGGCCGATCCAATAGTGGGGATCTCACTGATCAACAACTGGCATTGGCCGCGCTACACGGGCATGTGCATCATGCGGCTGCTTTTCTTCAG GATGTATCCAGCCGCCGAAATATTGGAGGAGCTAGTAGCCCGTTGATTGTCGGAAGGACATCACAAAACACCCAACTCTCCCATTTTGTGG GTACGACCAGTGGGGGCGTCGGAACTGGAGTCCAAGCCTCGCCCCTTCCTCTTCAACGTCTCCAATTGGAAGAGTCGCTCAATGGAACTTTTGGTGGCGGAGGAGGCAGCGCTAGTgggggtggaggaggagggggatcGCCCATGAGCCAAAGATCCACCTTTCGGCGCGAATCGCACGTACTGGCAGATATATCCGAGGTGGAGGACAACTCTGAGCAGGCGTTCCATACCATTTCCAGCATGTTTCCCACAGTCGATGAGTGTCATATACGGGAACTGTTAAAGAA GTATCACGGCTCACAGGCTGTGGTAATCAGCGCATTACAAGTTGCCAAGCACCCATTCATCACGCCGGGTCCATCGTCAGTGTACACACCTCCACCCACTCGTCATTCGACTTTGCCTGGTGCGGCTCAAACTATTCTCAATAATATGACGCATACCGGATCTTTGCCGCACTACTATAATAATTCCGCCATGACTCCCAATTTGGGACATCGCGATGTGACCAACTCGGTATCTTCCTCCGGATACCCAACCCCTCGACCAGGATCAGCTGCCTCAGGATTCGACCATTCCTTCTCTATGGGGTCACCACAAATTGGACAGGGTGGAACGCTCTTTCGAAGTTTTCCCAGGCCACATTCCTCCCCCAAGATGAAACTGAG GTACTTAAAGAGTGTTTTTCCCACGGTGGAGGAGTACCTTCTCCTGGATGTCTTGTCCAATAGCGACAATAACGTGCAAAAAGGAGCTGATCGTTTAGTCAAGATGGGATATGTCAAGAGAGACACACCAA GTGCTCCTCGGCTGCATGCTCGCagaaaagaggaggagaggctGGCTGAGAAGCGCACACCCCTTCCCAAACCCCCGCCGATCATTTCGgacaaagagaaggaagaactcaggagaaaaatgaaggaaaaatatGAGAAAAAATTCGACATCCCTGAGAGAATTCTCTACATGGCTTTGGAGTCTGTCCTCTTTGACGAGGAGCAAGCCACGTGTTTGAT AAATTCCATGATTGAGGACGACATGCGACGGAAGAAGGCTAAAGAAGCGGAAAAGGccagagaaaaagagaagaaaaagtctCCCAAGCCTACTCGCAAGAACATCGAAGCCTTGGAACGTCAATCTAAACATCTCTCGCCCAAGCATGAGCCCAAAAAGTCCACTCATGGCAAAAAGGGTTGGTCATCTCGAACCAATCTGAAGGAGGACTCGCGTAGTAG AACGACTCGAGGCACTTGCACCGGAGACCAAGCAGACAGCGGAGCTGACACTTCCAGCCAGCTTGCCAAAGGACCGAATCCTGGCCTGAGGAGAGGTCCCAATGATGATTTGCTCCT tACGGATTATATCACTTGGAATGGACCCAATCCTGATATTCGCCAAGGCTCTGGAAACACGTGCGCTAAAGGACCCAACGCAAAACTACGAAAGGGAGGCGGTTCGGGATCGAAAGGTCCCAATTTGTCCTTGCGTAAGGGACCCATGACCACTTTGGCCAAAGGCTCCATGTACACGCATTTGCCATCGgctgaagaaaatcaaactaCTAGGACTAGTTAG
- the LOC131888005 gene encoding uncharacterized protein LOC131888005 isoform X3, which yields MSSTKDEGPLPPGWDTKFDPRTGRYYFINHYTKSTSWEDPRVRYKQIGKSTSMSSTTASTIIATATTTSSTTATSKENQKTTSNVEKISSDVVRTMSPPSAAPTTNAETLPLQDVSSRRNIGGASSPLIVGRTSQNTQLSHFVGTTSGGVGTGVQASPLPLQRLQLEESLNGTFGGGGGSASGGGGGGGSPMSQRSTFRRESHVLADISEVEDNSEQAFHTISSMFPTVDECHIRELLKKYHGSQAVVISALQVAKHPFITPGPSSVYTPPPTRHSTLPGAAQTILNNMTHTGSLPHYYNNSAMTPNLGHRDVTNSVSSSGYPTPRPGSAASGFDHSFSMGSPQIGQGGTLFRSFPRPHSSPKMKLRYLKSVFPTVEEYLLLDVLSNSDNNVQKGADRLVKMGYVKRDTPSAPRLHARRKEEERLAEKRTPLPKPPPIISDKEKEELRRKMKEKYEKKFDIPERILYMALESVLFDEEQATCLINSMIEDDMRRKKAKEAEKAREKEKKKSPKPTRKNIEALERQSKHLSPKHEPKKSTHGKKGWSSRTNLKEDSRSRTTRGTCTGDQADSGADTSSQLAKGPNPGLRRGPNDDLLLTDYITWNGPNPDIRQGSGNTCAKGPNAKLRKGGGSGSKGPNLSLRKGPMTTLAKGSMYTHLPSAEENQTTRTS from the exons ATGTCATCCACGAAAGATGAAGGACCTCTCCCTCCTGGATGGGATACTAAATTTGATCCACGAACAGGAAGATA ttaCTTTATCAATCATTACACCAAATCCACGAGTTGGGAGGACCCGCGGGTCCGATACAAACAGATTGGCAAATCAACCTCCATGTCGTCCACAACTGCATCAACCATCATAGCCACCGCCACAACGACTTCATCCACAACAGCAACTTCGAAAGAGAACCAAAAGACCACATCCAACGTGGAGAAAATCTCGTCGGATGTGGTTCGCACCATGAGTCCACCATCTGCTGCTCCAACTACGAACGCTGAAACCTTACCATTACAG GATGTATCCAGCCGCCGAAATATTGGAGGAGCTAGTAGCCCGTTGATTGTCGGAAGGACATCACAAAACACCCAACTCTCCCATTTTGTGG GTACGACCAGTGGGGGCGTCGGAACTGGAGTCCAAGCCTCGCCCCTTCCTCTTCAACGTCTCCAATTGGAAGAGTCGCTCAATGGAACTTTTGGTGGCGGAGGAGGCAGCGCTAGTgggggtggaggaggagggggatcGCCCATGAGCCAAAGATCCACCTTTCGGCGCGAATCGCACGTACTGGCAGATATATCCGAGGTGGAGGACAACTCTGAGCAGGCGTTCCATACCATTTCCAGCATGTTTCCCACAGTCGATGAGTGTCATATACGGGAACTGTTAAAGAA GTATCACGGCTCACAGGCTGTGGTAATCAGCGCATTACAAGTTGCCAAGCACCCATTCATCACGCCGGGTCCATCGTCAGTGTACACACCTCCACCCACTCGTCATTCGACTTTGCCTGGTGCGGCTCAAACTATTCTCAATAATATGACGCATACCGGATCTTTGCCGCACTACTATAATAATTCCGCCATGACTCCCAATTTGGGACATCGCGATGTGACCAACTCGGTATCTTCCTCCGGATACCCAACCCCTCGACCAGGATCAGCTGCCTCAGGATTCGACCATTCCTTCTCTATGGGGTCACCACAAATTGGACAGGGTGGAACGCTCTTTCGAAGTTTTCCCAGGCCACATTCCTCCCCCAAGATGAAACTGAG GTACTTAAAGAGTGTTTTTCCCACGGTGGAGGAGTACCTTCTCCTGGATGTCTTGTCCAATAGCGACAATAACGTGCAAAAAGGAGCTGATCGTTTAGTCAAGATGGGATATGTCAAGAGAGACACACCAA GTGCTCCTCGGCTGCATGCTCGCagaaaagaggaggagaggctGGCTGAGAAGCGCACACCCCTTCCCAAACCCCCGCCGATCATTTCGgacaaagagaaggaagaactcaggagaaaaatgaaggaaaaatatGAGAAAAAATTCGACATCCCTGAGAGAATTCTCTACATGGCTTTGGAGTCTGTCCTCTTTGACGAGGAGCAAGCCACGTGTTTGAT AAATTCCATGATTGAGGACGACATGCGACGGAAGAAGGCTAAAGAAGCGGAAAAGGccagagaaaaagagaagaaaaagtctCCCAAGCCTACTCGCAAGAACATCGAAGCCTTGGAACGTCAATCTAAACATCTCTCGCCCAAGCATGAGCCCAAAAAGTCCACTCATGGCAAAAAGGGTTGGTCATCTCGAACCAATCTGAAGGAGGACTCGCGTAGTAG AACGACTCGAGGCACTTGCACCGGAGACCAAGCAGACAGCGGAGCTGACACTTCCAGCCAGCTTGCCAAAGGACCGAATCCTGGCCTGAGGAGAGGTCCCAATGATGATTTGCTCCT tACGGATTATATCACTTGGAATGGACCCAATCCTGATATTCGCCAAGGCTCTGGAAACACGTGCGCTAAAGGACCCAACGCAAAACTACGAAAGGGAGGCGGTTCGGGATCGAAAGGTCCCAATTTGTCCTTGCGTAAGGGACCCATGACCACTTTGGCCAAAGGCTCCATGTACACGCATTTGCCATCGgctgaagaaaatcaaactaCTAGGACTAGTTAG